Part of the Pseudoalteromonas undina genome, AGCATTACCAATCAAACAAATAAGCACTTTGTGTTCTGCTTCAGTCAGTCGTGATTCAATCCCACTGGCTGTAATAAGGGTGCGATTATCTGGATGAAGCTTAAAATCGGCGTATTCAATAAACTCTTCACTGTCATCGTCGCTGTGATTATTGGCAACTCGTTTGTATAGGGCGCGCATTCTTAGCTCAAGCTCAAGTAAATCTACCGGCTTGCAAATATAGTCATCGGCACCTTGAGCAAGGCCTGCAATTCGATCGGCTTGTGAGTCACGACTCGATAATAAGATAACGCCAATATCGGTGAGCGTATTTAGCTCTTTGGCAAGTTGTAAACCGTCGCGTTTTGGTAGCACAATATCAATTATTGCCAAGGAAATAGTATTGCGCTGACTTACGCGGCTTTTAACAACATTTAACGCATCGGCCCCGGTGGGGTCAACGTCAATAGAAAACTCGGTATTTATAAAATGATTTTGGATGCGCTTTACGAGTAGTTCGTCATCTTCAACCAATAAAACATTAATTGCCATAGTCTGTTATTTTTTTAGTTTCAGCTTTACATATTAGCATCATTGATGGCCTGTATAACACAGAGATCGTTGTTTTTCGGTAACATTATATTACGAATTGGTCTAATAACATTACTTTTGTAATGCGCACTTTTCACTTGAGCGACAAAGTGCGCATTATGGTTACTAATCTTTATACATTGAATCCCACCATTGTGGTTCATTTTTTAAGTTTTTGTCAAAGTAAGCCAACATGGTGTTCCACCAATTAAATCGCTTATCGCGCGCAAATATTTGGTGATCCGCTCCTTTGTACTCTATCATTTCAACGTCTTTATTAAGCAGTTTTAGTGCGGTATACATAGTTAAGCTTTCGCCCACAGGCACATTGGTATCACTGTCACCATGAATAAGCAGTAATGGTGTGGTTACTTTATCAGCATGGAATACAGGGCTATGCTGGCTGTAAAGTTGAGGACTATTCCACGGAAAGCTATTTTTTGAGGCTTCGCCTGAGTATAAATAACCCCACCATCCTTCACCCCAGTATGACGTTAAGTTTGAAATACCGGCATGCGCAATAGATGCGCTAAACATATCGGTTTTGGTGGCAAGCAGCATAGTCATAAAGCCACCATAAGATGCACCAAGATTACCTACTTTACTACTGTCTACAAAATCATATTTAGCTAAAAATGCCTCTGTGCCTTGCATAATGTCATCGGCGGTATAGTCGCCCCAAGCATTTACATGTTGTGCTGAAAAAGTTTGCCCAAAACCCGTTGCGCCGGTTGGTTGTACAACATAAACCACATACCCGTTTGCTGCCCATAAGTTAAAAGGGTAGCGGCCCGTAAACCCGCGTGTTACTGGTGAGGTGCCACCATAATAATAAACAAGAGCAGGGTACTTCTTGGCTTTATCAAAATTGCTTGGCAGATAAACACGGCCAGAGATTTCTACGCCACGCTTATTGGTAAAGTTAAATTCTTCAAGCGCAGGAATAGTCGTATTGGCATATGCAATCTGGTTTGAGTCCCAAATGATCTCTACCTTGTTTTTACTTACGTCTAAGCGCTTGAGTTGTTGAGCGCTCGACGCATTGCTGCCACTAATTAATAACTGGGCATTGCGTGTATTTGAAAAGCTAAATTGCTGCACAATATCAAAGCCTGTATTTAACTTTTTAAAGCGCTGTTTACTCAGGTCAAATAAATACAGTGGTTGGGTATCTTTTTCTGTCACTTTGATTAGCGCATCACCATTGCTTAGTACTTCTAATGTGCCAATTGCGGGGTCAAACTGTTTGCTTAACGCCGTTACTTTTTTGGCATTATCAGTTAGTAAGTACAGCTGGCCATCGTAATTATTAGCCAGCATGTTCTTTGGTAATGTTCTGCCTGCACCATTCTTAAAATCAGGGCCTGCAACAACATAAATATTGTTTGCGGCATATTTAGCTTGATTAAAGGTTTTAAACTTACCTAATGATTTTATGCTGTTGGATTTTAATGTAAGTTCAACCAACTCAGTCTCTGGGTGAGTTGAGGCTTGCATCGCCATTACTGGACGGCTTATTAATAGTTTTCCACGGTTGCTGTTAGCATCTTCAAGTTGATGGCTCAATACGCCTTCAGTTAGGGCTTTGGTTAAACCACTGTTGGTATCGAGTAAATATAATTGGCTAACCGTACGGGCATATGACCAACGATCTTGAAGACCTTTATGGTGCTTGGTTAGGCTGTTATTTTCTTCTAGCGATTTTGACCAACTAAATATAATACTGCTGTCGTTATAAAAGTTGAAATTACTTGCGCCTTCAAGGCCAGAGGCTAAGGTTTTAATTGTTAAGTTTTTACGGTTTAGTTGCTTTAATTCACCGTTTAGTAAATAAACTAAAAATTGGTTATTAGGGCTCCAAATGAACTGACTTGGCTGGGCTGCTTCAAATCGGTATACCGTTTGGTTATTAGTATTTTTAAGCTCGGTTGTGGTAATGGCGTCGTTGCCGGTTTTGTCACTATAGTGCTTGGTTGTACTTAAGTAATGTTTGGCATCAGGCGACAAAGAGAGGGCACTAATAGTTGGGGCGTCAAACAATTGCTTAGCCGATAAGCGCTTGGTTTTATTTGTCGTTAGGGTCACGACGTCAGTTTCTGCTTTTGGCACAAACTCTAAGCTAACATCATTCCAATTAGCAACCTGTTGAGCGATGACGACCACGGTATGTGAGCCGTTATTTAAAGCAAGCTGATAGCGTTGGTTTTCACCAGTTTGCTTCTCACCATTGATAAAAACCTGGCCTTGCTCTATTCCTTTAATGTTTAAGGAGCCTTGAGTAAATCGGTTAGTTTCCAAATTAAATTTAAGTGCTTGTAAACCGCCTAAAGTAAGCGCGTTAATTTTATCAAGTGGTTGCCACTTGTGTTTTTTACCAAATACAACAAAGCTTTCTGTATTTAATTTAAGTTGTGCAATTAGATTATTTATAATCACATCGCTATGGGGTGTGTGAAATGG contains:
- a CDS encoding response regulator transcription factor, encoding MAINVLLVEDDELLVKRIQNHFINTEFSIDVDPTGADALNVVKSRVSQRNTISLAIIDIVLPKRDGLQLAKELNTLTDIGVILLSSRDSQADRIAGLAQGADDYICKPVDLLELELRMRALYKRVANNHSDDDSEEFIEYADFKLHPDNRTLITASGIESRLTEAEHKVLICLIGNAGKATSREKISEEIGQPDWSPNDRTVDVLVGRLRKKLNDEKDQKRIVTVRGKGYMLSI
- a CDS encoding alpha/beta hydrolase family protein, which produces MNLSAPWHRYAKRFTYLATLLTLSSLSLTTLAAPLDQSKIQFIGPLAEDMQAKPFHTPHSDVIINNLIAQLKLNTESFVVFGKKHKWQPLDKINALTLGGLQALKFNLETNRFTQGSLNIKGIEQGQVFINGEKQTGENQRYQLALNNGSHTVVVIAQQVANWNDVSLEFVPKAETDVVTLTTNKTKRLSAKQLFDAPTISALSLSPDAKHYLSTTKHYSDKTGNDAITTTELKNTNNQTVYRFEAAQPSQFIWSPNNQFLVYLLNGELKQLNRKNLTIKTLASGLEGASNFNFYNDSSIIFSWSKSLEENNSLTKHHKGLQDRWSYARTVSQLYLLDTNSGLTKALTEGVLSHQLEDANSNRGKLLISRPVMAMQASTHPETELVELTLKSNSIKSLGKFKTFNQAKYAANNIYVVAGPDFKNGAGRTLPKNMLANNYDGQLYLLTDNAKKVTALSKQFDPAIGTLEVLSNGDALIKVTEKDTQPLYLFDLSKQRFKKLNTGFDIVQQFSFSNTRNAQLLISGSNASSAQQLKRLDVSKNKVEIIWDSNQIAYANTTIPALEEFNFTNKRGVEISGRVYLPSNFDKAKKYPALVYYYGGTSPVTRGFTGRYPFNLWAANGYVVYVVQPTGATGFGQTFSAQHVNAWGDYTADDIMQGTEAFLAKYDFVDSSKVGNLGASYGGFMTMLLATKTDMFSASIAHAGISNLTSYWGEGWWGYLYSGEASKNSFPWNSPQLYSQHSPVFHADKVTTPLLLIHGDSDTNVPVGESLTMYTALKLLNKDVEMIEYKGADHQIFARDKRFNWWNTMLAYFDKNLKNEPQWWDSMYKD